The following coding sequences lie in one Apium graveolens cultivar Ventura chromosome 3, ASM990537v1, whole genome shotgun sequence genomic window:
- the LOC141715004 gene encoding uncharacterized protein LOC141715004, whose protein sequence is MLTWAVELGQFDLEYMPHTTIKGQALADFLLEFDSEIDDKALVALYHPHPEEVVDLLQKEEPPHPWWILHVDRAVNNGEAGAGIVFVSPEGHHLMSAIHFKFYATNNDAEYEALINGLKIIQEMGVQNLIVKSDLELVVNQVNGRFQARGPRTKLYFRCTKKMIGKFKEVRLECVPREKNSNADALAKMGCQQEAVLLGSILLEIQEIPSIPEVQVMQVDEAPKETWMTSILAYIHKGTLPKDKFKARRFRYQAAKYVVYDEVLYKRGFNQPLLRCVDKKREITS, encoded by the coding sequence ATGTTAACGTGGGCTGTGGAATTGGGGCAGTTTGACTTGGAATACATGCCCCACACAACGATCAAAGGGCAAGCTCTAGCTGATTTTCTCTTGGAGTTTGATTCTGAAATTGATGATAAGGCTCTGGTAGCATTGTATCATCCCCATCCTGAAGAAGTGGTGGACTTATTGCAGAAAGAAGAGCCTCCACACCCATGGTGGATTTTGCATGTGGATAGAGCAGTTAACAATGGAGAAGCAGGTGCAGGTATAGTGTTTGTATCTCCGGAAGGCCATCATCTGATGAGCGCAATCCATTTTAAGTTCTATGCTACGAACAATGACGCGGAATATGAAGCATTGATTAATGGCTTGAAGATTATTCAGGAGATGGGAGTGCAGAATCTAATTGTGAAAAGTGATTTAGAATTGGTGGTAAACCAAGTAAATGGGagatttcaagctcgaggaccGCGAACAAAATTGTACTTCAGGTGCACAAAGAAGATGATTGGAAAGTTCAAGGAGGTTAGACTGGAATGTGTACCACGAGAAAAGAATAGCAACGCGGATGCTCTGGCAAAAATGGGGTGTCAACAAGAAGCCGTGTTATTGGGATCTATACTCTTGGAAATCCAGGAgattcctagtatcccagagGTACAGGTGATGCAAGTAgatgaggctcccaaggaaacatggatgacgtCTATCCTTGCCTACATTCACAAGGGAACACTCCCTAAGGATAAATTTAAAGCTCGACGTTTCCGCTACCAGGCTGCAAAGTATGTGGTGTATGATGAAGTTTTATATAAGAGAGGCTTCAATCAACCTCTGCTCAGATGTGTCGATAAGAAGAGGGAAATTACATCTTAA